One stretch of Janibacter limosus DNA includes these proteins:
- a CDS encoding L-serine ammonia-lyase gives MALSVFDLFSIGIGPSSSHTVGPMRAAVMFAERMRDEGLLPDVRRVKAELFGSLGATGHGHGSNTAVLLGLSGERPELCDPRSVRGKLEQVRSARRVNLLGEHEIDFVEDDDLVLHRRKSLPLHPNGMTFTAWGEGEEPISSHTYYSVGGGFVVGEDASGSTKIVADTTPVAHPFTTGDQLLAICRETGLSIAQVMMDNELSWRTEAQVRSELLHIWSVMLECIDNGTRTEGVLPGGLKVRRRAPQLNQRLRSEGDSTDPLRGMDWLTLYALAVNEENAAGGRVVTAPTNGAAGIIPAVLRYYVDFVPGADDDGVIRFLLTAAAIGVIYKENASISGAEVGCQGEVGSACSMAAGAMAAVMGGSPGQVENAAEIGMEHNLGLTCDPVGGLVQIPCIERNAVASVKAITAARTAMRGDGSHVVSLDKVVKTMRETGRDMKVKYKETARGGLAVNVIEC, from the coding sequence GTGGCACTGAGCGTCTTCGACCTGTTCTCGATCGGCATCGGCCCCTCGAGCTCGCACACCGTCGGCCCCATGCGGGCCGCGGTGATGTTTGCCGAGAGGATGCGCGACGAGGGCCTGCTCCCCGACGTGCGTCGCGTCAAGGCCGAGCTCTTCGGGTCCCTGGGCGCCACCGGCCACGGGCACGGCTCCAACACTGCGGTGCTGCTCGGCCTGTCCGGGGAGCGCCCCGAGCTGTGCGACCCCCGCTCGGTCCGCGGCAAGCTGGAGCAGGTCCGCAGCGCCCGTCGGGTCAACCTCCTGGGCGAGCACGAGATCGACTTCGTCGAGGACGACGACCTCGTGCTGCACCGCCGCAAGTCGCTGCCCCTGCACCCCAACGGCATGACCTTCACCGCGTGGGGCGAGGGCGAGGAGCCGATCAGCAGCCACACCTACTACTCCGTCGGCGGTGGCTTCGTGGTCGGCGAGGACGCCTCCGGGTCGACCAAGATCGTCGCCGACACCACGCCCGTCGCCCACCCCTTCACCACCGGCGACCAGCTGCTCGCGATCTGCCGCGAGACCGGCCTGTCGATCGCCCAGGTGATGATGGACAACGAGCTGTCCTGGCGCACCGAGGCGCAGGTCCGCAGCGAGCTGCTGCACATCTGGTCGGTCATGCTCGAGTGCATCGACAACGGCACCCGGACCGAGGGCGTGCTGCCCGGGGGCCTCAAGGTCCGTCGCCGCGCGCCCCAGCTGAACCAGCGGTTGCGGTCCGAGGGCGACAGCACCGACCCCCTGCGCGGCATGGACTGGCTGACGCTCTACGCCCTGGCCGTCAACGAGGAGAATGCGGCCGGCGGCCGGGTCGTCACGGCTCCCACCAACGGCGCTGCGGGCATCATCCCCGCGGTGCTGCGCTACTACGTCGACTTCGTCCCGGGCGCCGATGACGACGGCGTCATCCGGTTCCTGCTGACCGCGGCCGCGATCGGGGTGATCTACAAGGAGAATGCGTCGATCTCCGGCGCCGAGGTCGGCTGCCAGGGTGAGGTCGGCTCCGCCTGCTCGATGGCCGCGGGCGCCATGGCCGCCGTCATGGGCGGTAGCCCCGGTCAGGTGGAGAATGCCGCGGAGATCGGCATGGAGCACAACCTGGGGCTGACCTGCGACCCCGTGGGCGGACTCGTGCAGATCCCCTGCATCGAGCGCAACGCCGTCGCCTCGGTCAAGGCGATCACCGCCGCCCGCACCGCGATGCGCGGCGACGGCTCCCACGTCGTCTCCCTCGACAAGGTCGTCAAGACCATGCGCGAGACCGGACGCGACATGAAGGTGAAGTACAAGGAGACCGCCCGCGGCGGTCTCGCGGTCAACGTCATCGAGTGCTGA
- a CDS encoding carboxyl transferase domain-containing protein, with the protein MSTSRPGAQQLIASVVDADSHVSWDQPLDLDGLDDTYRATMAKAAERAGTDESILTGRATIRGHEVALIVGEFRFLGGSIGRAAAGRIVAAIRRATTERLPLIAATASGGTRMQEGTPAFMTMVDISAAVVAHKGAGLPYLVYLRHPTTGGVFASWGSLGHVTIAEPGALIGFLGPVVYETVNGVPFPEGVQLAENLVDKGIVDAVVPAEGLADIAARALTLLSATTEGSTADPSDHPTWPVAPFVSRPEPTEQEIATVWAAIETTRRQDRPGVRELLRYAADDVIPLNGTGFGESDKGVMLALASFGGRPCVLVGQDRRYQVSESMGPAALREARRGMRMATELGLPLVTVIDTPGADLSPNAEEGALAGEIARCIADMTSLTVPSVSVLLGEGTGGGALALLPARRVIAAGNAWLSPLPPEGASAIVFKDTDHAPLLAARQRVGARQMLEDGLVDVIVAESPAAHEDPEAFAAAIGSAITAEIDGLLAQG; encoded by the coding sequence ATGAGTACTTCGCGCCCCGGTGCCCAGCAGCTCATCGCCTCCGTGGTCGATGCCGACAGCCATGTCTCGTGGGACCAGCCCCTCGACCTGGACGGCCTCGACGACACCTATCGCGCGACGATGGCCAAGGCAGCCGAGCGCGCCGGCACCGACGAGTCGATCCTCACCGGGCGGGCCACCATCCGCGGTCACGAGGTCGCGCTCATCGTCGGCGAGTTCCGCTTCCTCGGTGGCTCGATCGGCCGGGCGGCCGCCGGGCGGATCGTCGCCGCCATCCGCCGGGCGACCACCGAGCGCCTCCCGCTGATCGCGGCGACCGCCAGCGGTGGCACGCGGATGCAGGAGGGCACACCGGCCTTCATGACGATGGTCGACATCTCGGCGGCGGTCGTGGCGCACAAGGGCGCCGGACTGCCCTATCTCGTGTACCTGCGGCACCCCACGACCGGCGGGGTCTTCGCCTCGTGGGGCTCGCTGGGTCACGTGACGATCGCCGAGCCGGGCGCGCTCATCGGGTTCCTCGGCCCGGTCGTCTACGAGACGGTCAACGGCGTGCCCTTCCCCGAGGGGGTCCAGCTCGCGGAGAACCTCGTGGACAAGGGCATCGTCGACGCCGTCGTCCCGGCCGAGGGGCTGGCCGACATCGCGGCCCGCGCGCTGACCCTGCTGTCCGCGACGACCGAAGGGAGCACCGCCGACCCGTCGGACCACCCCACGTGGCCGGTCGCTCCCTTCGTCTCCCGGCCGGAGCCGACCGAGCAGGAGATCGCCACCGTGTGGGCCGCGATCGAGACCACGCGACGGCAGGACCGTCCCGGCGTGCGTGAGCTGCTCAGGTACGCGGCCGACGACGTCATCCCGCTCAACGGCACCGGCTTCGGTGAGTCCGACAAGGGCGTGATGCTCGCGCTGGCCTCCTTCGGCGGGCGGCCCTGCGTGCTCGTCGGCCAGGACCGCCGCTACCAGGTGTCGGAGTCGATGGGCCCGGCCGCGTTGCGCGAGGCCCGCCGCGGGATGCGGATGGCGACCGAGCTCGGCCTCCCGCTCGTCACCGTCATCGACACCCCGGGCGCCGACCTCTCCCCCAACGCCGAGGAGGGCGCGCTGGCCGGTGAGATCGCTCGCTGCATCGCCGACATGACCTCGCTGACCGTGCCGAGCGTCTCGGTGCTGCTCGGTGAGGGAACCGGTGGTGGAGCCCTCGCGCTCCTCCCCGCACGACGGGTCATCGCCGCCGGCAATGCCTGGCTCTCGCCGCTGCCGCCCGAGGGCGCCAGCGCGATCGTCTTCAAGGACACCGACCACGCTCCCCTGCTCGCCGCCCGTCAGCGGGTGGGCGCCCGGCAGATGCTCGAGGACGGGCTGGTCGACGTCATCGTCGCGGAGTCCCCCGCCGCCCACGAGGACCCCGAGGCCTTCGCCGCCGCGATCGGGTCGGCCATCACGGCAGAGATCGATGGCCTGCTGGCCCAGGGCTAG
- a CDS encoding bifunctional o-acetylhomoserine/o-acetylserine sulfhydrylase, producing the protein MTDQSTWSFETKQIHAGQAPDPTTGARNLPIYQTTSYVFKDTEHAANLFGLKELGNIYTRIMNPTQDAVEQKIAALEGGIAALMTASGMSATTLALMNLAEAGDHIVASAALYGGTVNLLQHTLPKYGIQVTLVEDPHDIEQWKAAVKPNTKAFFGETIGNPKDVVLDIAAIADAAHAAGVPLVVDNTIATPYVLRPIEHGADVVVHAATKFLGGHGNSIAGVIVDAGKFDYAADPEKFPNYNEPDPGYHGLRYGPDLGINGVMGANLSFILKARVQLLRDLGPAISPFNAFLIGQGIETLSLRMDRHLANTAKVAEFLGGHAQVDKVTWASLPTSASYDTAQKYTPKGAGSVISFEISGGLEAGKKFVEGLTLHSHLANIGDVRSLVIHPASTTHSQGPEEDRLAAGVTPGLVRLSVGLESVDDIIADLEEGFAAAK; encoded by the coding sequence ATGACCGACCAGTCCACGTGGAGCTTCGAGACGAAGCAGATCCATGCCGGCCAGGCCCCCGACCCGACCACGGGCGCCCGGAACCTGCCGATCTACCAGACGACGTCGTACGTCTTCAAGGACACCGAGCACGCCGCCAACCTCTTCGGGCTCAAGGAGCTCGGCAACATCTACACGCGGATCATGAACCCGACCCAGGACGCGGTCGAGCAGAAGATCGCCGCGCTCGAGGGCGGCATCGCCGCCCTGATGACCGCCTCCGGCATGTCCGCGACCACCCTCGCGCTGATGAACCTCGCCGAGGCCGGTGACCACATCGTCGCCAGCGCCGCGCTCTACGGCGGCACGGTCAACCTCCTCCAGCACACCCTGCCCAAGTACGGCATCCAGGTCACGCTCGTCGAGGACCCGCACGACATCGAGCAGTGGAAGGCCGCGGTCAAGCCCAACACCAAGGCCTTCTTCGGCGAGACCATCGGCAACCCCAAGGACGTCGTCCTGGACATCGCCGCCATCGCCGACGCCGCCCACGCCGCCGGTGTCCCGCTGGTCGTCGACAACACGATCGCCACGCCCTACGTGCTGCGCCCGATCGAGCACGGCGCCGACGTCGTCGTGCACGCCGCCACCAAGTTCCTCGGGGGCCACGGCAACTCCATCGCCGGTGTCATCGTCGACGCAGGGAAGTTCGACTACGCGGCCGACCCGGAGAAGTTCCCCAACTACAACGAGCCGGACCCGGGCTACCACGGTCTGCGCTACGGCCCGGACCTGGGGATCAACGGCGTCATGGGCGCCAACCTCTCCTTCATCCTCAAGGCGCGCGTCCAGCTGCTGCGCGACCTCGGTCCGGCGATCTCGCCCTTCAACGCCTTCCTCATCGGTCAGGGCATCGAGACCCTCTCGCTGCGGATGGACCGTCACCTGGCCAACACCGCCAAGGTCGCCGAGTTCCTCGGTGGCCACGCGCAGGTCGACAAGGTCACGTGGGCCTCGCTGCCGACCAGCGCCAGCTACGACACCGCGCAGAAGTACACGCCCAAGGGCGCCGGCTCGGTCATCTCCTTCGAGATCTCCGGTGGGCTCGAGGCGGGCAAGAAGTTCGTCGAGGGGCTGACGCTGCACAGCCACCTGGCCAACATCGGTGACGTGCGCTCGCTCGTCATCCACCCCGCGTCGACGACCCACTCGCAGGGCCCGGAGGAGGACCGGCTCGCCGCCGGCGTCACCCCCGGCCTGGTGCGTCTGTCGGTCGGCCTCGAGAGCGTCGACGACATCATCGCCGACCTCGAGGAGGGCTTCGCCGCCGCGAAGTGA
- a CDS encoding DUF2510 domain-containing protein, which yields MSNWAAGWYQDPDNQGQIRYWDGNGWTEHRQATPDGFGVGAPGPDSTGTGTRQDSVGSTSEVDEATRVRPNADRSPETESISTDSTSYGSSAGAAGAAGYGASAYGQQGYDQQQQGYGQQQQGYDQSSAYGQQAGYGQQGYDQSNAYGQQQQPGYGQQAGGYGQQPSYAAGQPASKSKLPLIAGLGVLGLVLLLALGFLGFKVLGSGGDDPTTAQPSTSSQPTDPTTSTTTDDPTTSTTTSDPTTSTTTDGPTQKAGAKVTKWNTTYTGKGAEELRVPAGDGPGLVEYTYDGQKYDSLTIKGLDYNGKNSEYILSSTDSNKGTVAYNLTGYNTSTTQIEMDTKGSWSVKFMKIGEAPTFGSSEKGDGAKVFKWDGKKSDIGVKYTQPKDSFMGDIKIQAVGAADYPDRLVSEYDNYEGTSTVQDGTKYLVVSASGDWTITKK from the coding sequence ATGAGCAACTGGGCTGCCGGTTGGTATCAGGACCCTGACAATCAGGGTCAGATTCGCTATTGGGACGGCAACGGATGGACAGAGCACCGGCAGGCGACGCCTGACGGCTTCGGCGTCGGCGCGCCGGGCCCCGACTCGACGGGGACCGGCACCCGCCAGGACTCCGTCGGTTCCACCAGCGAGGTCGACGAGGCCACTCGGGTGCGCCCCAACGCCGACCGTTCGCCCGAGACGGAGTCCATCTCCACCGACAGCACGAGCTACGGCTCCTCGGCCGGCGCTGCAGGGGCTGCCGGGTACGGCGCCTCCGCCTATGGCCAGCAGGGCTACGACCAGCAGCAGCAGGGTTACGGCCAGCAGCAGCAGGGCTACGACCAGTCCAGCGCCTACGGCCAGCAGGCCGGCTACGGCCAGCAGGGCTACGACCAGTCCAACGCCTACGGCCAGCAGCAGCAGCCCGGCTACGGCCAGCAGGCCGGTGGCTACGGCCAGCAGCCGTCCTACGCAGCCGGCCAGCCCGCCAGCAAGAGCAAGCTCCCGCTGATCGCCGGTCTCGGCGTCCTGGGCCTCGTGCTCCTCCTCGCCCTGGGCTTCCTCGGCTTCAAGGTCCTCGGTAGCGGTGGCGACGACCCCACCACGGCCCAGCCGTCGACGTCGAGCCAGCCCACCGACCCGACGACGTCGACGACGACTGACGACCCGACGACGTCGACGACCACCAGCGACCCCACGACGTCGACCACCACGGACGGCCCGACGCAGAAGGCCGGCGCCAAGGTCACCAAGTGGAACACCACCTACACGGGCAAGGGCGCCGAGGAGCTGCGCGTCCCGGCCGGCGACGGTCCTGGTCTGGTGGAGTACACCTACGACGGCCAGAAGTACGACAGCCTGACGATCAAGGGTCTTGACTACAACGGCAAGAACTCCGAGTACATCCTCTCCTCGACCGACAGCAACAAGGGCACCGTCGCGTACAACCTGACGGGCTACAACACGAGCACCACCCAGATCGAGATGGACACCAAGGGCTCGTGGAGCGTGAAGTTCATGAAGATCGGTGAGGCCCCGACCTTCGGGTCCTCCGAGAAGGGCGACGGCGCCAAGGTCTTCAAGTGGGACGGCAAGAAGTCCGACATCGGCGTGAAGTACACGCAGCCCAAGGACTCCTTCATGGGTGACATCAAGATCCAGGCCGTCGGTGCCGCGGACTACCCGGACCGTCTCGTCAGCGAGTACGACAACTACGAGGGCACCTCGACCGTCCAGGACGGCACGAAGTACCTGGTCGTCTCCGCCTCGGGCGACTGGACGATCACCAAGAAGTGA
- a CDS encoding nuclease-related domain-containing DEAD/DEAH box helicase, which translates to MPHLIPQDPRFTNESERVVWTNLRDSLRQQDTLIANFRLTDARKDHEADLVVVMPDIGVIVVEVKGSGVRVEDGQWSIKRGGQRKRIDPVDQVRSTRYAIRQYVESDRRWADSSRSRVRIAHAVVTPFVGLGLDFDLPDCPRWMIHDRDDMASLAERLADIPLGFDTHLRVPSQEDCDTVVDILTARGTDAITTVVDEADEREARADRLTQEQGMILDVTRLLRRVEIRGGAGSGKTVLALTQASQLSAGRTGELPRPAERVALLCYSIGLATYFKREVATWPRRRQPAFVGTFEELGNRWGVASGTRDDPDYWEETLPRLMADQAAGLPPGERYDSFVVDEAQDFAESWWQPLIGALTDESEGGLYIYSDENQRLFNRFGRPPVPLVPLVLDHNLRNTKQIAEVFRPLAPLRMRLEGGDGPDVVFVPATSEDALGVADDQVDLLLGEGWNPGHVALLTTGRRHPVQVERQEELGQRGYWDTFWDNDDVFYGHVLGAKGMERRAVVLCINESGTMGRFRERLYVGLSRATDRLVVVGDLDVIGAAAEHVARALGSAGTLSP; encoded by the coding sequence ATGCCGCACCTGATCCCACAGGACCCGAGGTTCACCAACGAGTCCGAGCGCGTGGTGTGGACAAACCTGAGGGACTCCCTTCGCCAGCAGGACACGCTGATCGCCAACTTCCGCCTGACCGATGCCCGCAAGGACCACGAGGCGGACCTGGTCGTGGTCATGCCGGACATCGGGGTGATCGTCGTCGAGGTCAAGGGCAGCGGGGTGCGCGTCGAGGACGGCCAGTGGTCGATCAAGCGCGGCGGCCAGCGCAAGCGCATCGACCCGGTGGACCAGGTGCGCAGCACGCGCTACGCGATCCGGCAGTACGTGGAGTCCGACCGTCGGTGGGCCGACTCCTCACGCTCGAGGGTGCGGATCGCGCACGCGGTGGTCACTCCCTTCGTCGGTCTGGGTCTGGACTTCGACCTGCCCGACTGCCCGCGGTGGATGATCCACGACCGCGACGACATGGCGAGTCTCGCCGAGCGGCTGGCAGACATCCCCCTCGGCTTCGACACCCACCTGCGGGTGCCGAGCCAGGAGGACTGCGACACCGTCGTCGACATCCTTACCGCCCGCGGGACCGACGCGATCACGACCGTCGTCGACGAGGCCGACGAGCGCGAGGCCCGCGCCGACCGGCTCACCCAGGAGCAGGGGATGATCCTCGACGTCACCCGGCTGCTGCGACGGGTCGAGATCCGCGGCGGGGCCGGCAGCGGCAAGACCGTCCTCGCTCTCACCCAGGCCTCACAGCTGAGCGCCGGCCGCACCGGAGAGCTGCCACGACCCGCAGAGCGGGTGGCCCTGCTGTGCTACTCGATCGGGCTGGCGACCTACTTCAAGCGCGAGGTGGCGACCTGGCCGCGCCGCCGGCAGCCCGCCTTCGTCGGCACCTTCGAGGAGCTCGGCAACCGCTGGGGCGTCGCGTCGGGGACCCGCGACGACCCCGACTACTGGGAGGAGACCTTGCCCCGGCTCATGGCGGACCAGGCCGCCGGGCTGCCGCCGGGGGAGCGCTACGACTCCTTCGTCGTCGACGAGGCGCAGGACTTCGCCGAGTCGTGGTGGCAGCCGCTCATCGGCGCGCTCACCGACGAGAGCGAGGGCGGCCTCTACATCTACTCCGACGAGAACCAGCGCCTCTTCAACCGCTTCGGCCGCCCGCCGGTCCCGCTCGTGCCCCTCGTCCTCGACCACAACCTGCGCAACACCAAGCAGATCGCCGAGGTCTTCCGACCGCTCGCCCCGCTGCGGATGCGTCTCGAGGGCGGTGACGGGCCGGACGTCGTCTTCGTCCCGGCGACCTCCGAGGACGCTCTGGGAGTCGCCGACGACCAGGTCGACCTCCTGCTCGGCGAAGGGTGGAACCCCGGTCATGTAGCCCTCCTCACCACCGGCCGGCGGCACCCCGTCCAGGTCGAACGACAGGAGGAGCTCGGGCAGCGCGGCTACTGGGACACGTTTTGGGACAACGACGACGTCTTCTACGGGCACGTCCTCGGCGCGAAGGGGATGGAGCGTCGCGCCGTCGTGCTCTGCATCAACGAGAGCGGGACCATGGGCCGCTTCCGTGAGCGCCTGTACGTCGGTCTCTCCCGCGCGACCGATCGTCTCGTCGTCGTCGGGGACCTCGATGTGATCGGTGCCGCAGCCGAGCACGTGGCGCGAGCGTTGGGATCCGCAGGTACCCTTTCCCCGTAG